A stretch of Aspergillus nidulans FGSC A4 chromosome VI DNA encodes these proteins:
- a CDS encoding uncharacterized protein (transcript_id=CADANIAT00009688) — MASPREHRSYRWEYYISAIVVISDDSTSVADEVLQQAVDTGTAKVNGNVA; from the exons ATGGCATCGCCGAGGGAACATCGCAGCTACCGTTGG GAGTACTACATTAGTGCTATTGTGGTCATCTCGGATGATAGTACGtcagttgctgatgaagtACTCCAGCAAGCAGTTGATACTGGAACCGCCAAAGTTAATGGGAATGTGGCCTAG